In Dermacentor albipictus isolate Rhodes 1998 colony unplaced genomic scaffold, USDA_Dalb.pri_finalv2 scaffold_15, whole genome shotgun sequence, the following proteins share a genomic window:
- the LOC135919050 gene encoding uncharacterized protein, with translation MQDFVCAISCVLFPVLLGPVSAIHVNYPFPACFVTVDNWRLLPALATVVSAALEPGNWTLEEEFMVTPSSTSSGTLRINHPRQPGALCGLGSCATTRLNPLLFTMQDFVCAISCVLFPVLLGPVSAIHVNYPFPACFVTVDNWRLLPALATVVSAALEPGNWTLEEEFMVTPSSTSSGTLRINHPRQPGALCGLGSCATTRLNPLLFTMQDRHTITLPQVLSQFFQPSTLHRSRRSHIPPHGPSTSSHPTPFWHHYFFCIIFLPRSFRMEWPSPRHCFNHLSITFYSKCIHIPVLLNTCGICNISVQPTPYVTPPCGVFKEIK, from the exons ATGCAGGATTTCGTTTGCGCTATCTCCTGCGTGCTGTTCCCCGTTCTTCTGGGCCCGGTATCAGCCATCCACGTGAACTACCCTTTCCCGGCTTGCTTCGTCACCGTGGACAACTGGCGCCTACTTCCAGCGTTGGCCACTGTAGTTTCTGCGGCGCTGGAACCTGGAAACTGGACGCTCGAAGAGGAATTCATGGTCACACCGTCATCGACTTCATCAGGCACACTGCGTATAAATCATCCCCGCCAGCCGGgcgcgctctgtgggctcggtagctgtgcCACGACACGGCTTAACCCACTTCTGTTCACCATGCAGGATTTCGTTTGCGCTATCTCCTGCGTGCTGTTCCCCGTTCTTCTGGGCCCGGTATCAGCCATCCACGTGAACTACCCTTTCCCGGCTTGCTTCGTCACCGTGGACAACTGGCGCCTACTTCCAGCGTTGGCCACTGTAGTTTCTGCGGCGCTGGAACCTGGAAACTGGACGCTCGAAGAGGAATTCATGGTCACACCGTCATCGACTTCATCAGGCACACTGCGTATAAATCATCCCCGCCAGCCGGgcgcgctctgtgggctcggtagctgtgcCACGACACGGCTTAACCCACTTCTGTTCACCATGCAG GATCGCCACACTAtcactttaccacaagttttatcACAGTTCTTTCAGCCATCCACCTTACATCGCTCCCGCCGCTCGCACATCCCCCCGCAcgggccatccacttcaagtcacccgaccccgttctggcaccactactttttctgcatcatttttttgccgcgcagcttcagaatggaatggccttccccacgacattgtttcaatcacctgtccatcacgttttattcaaagtgtatccatatacctgtcttgttaaatacctgtggcatttgtaacatctctgtacaacccaccccttatgtaacacccccttgtggggtctttaaggaaataaagtga
- the LOC135919056 gene encoding putative nuclease HARBI1: protein MASWRGDSAADFVEFVKRGSEFVFGEVYRYSPAVRSLRDAVNPMEVYREEEFAFRFRFTKASVLAIMSDLQLKDNTDQRGAPFTPLLKLLITLRFYGTGAIQTVVGDLVHVSQQFVSRCVWEITQAICVRLFPKYVRLPTAAEAQGVMARFYEIGRFPGVTGCIDCTHIPIVSPGGENAEVFRNRKGFFSINVQSCSFSTL, encoded by the exons ATGGCGTCGTGGCGAGGTGACAGTGCGGCTGACTTCGTGGAATTTGTGAAGCGTGGCTCTGAGTTTGTGTTCGGAGAAGTGTACCGGTATTCACCCGCAGTGAGGTCACTTCGCGACGCGGTAAACCCCATGGAAGTGTACCGTGAAGAAGAGTTCGCCTTCAGGTTCCGCTTCACCAAGGCGTCCGTGTTGGCCATCATGTCCGACTTGCAGTTGAAAGACAACACGGACCAAAGGGGAGCGCCGTTTACACCGCTGCTGAAGCTTCTCATAACGCTTCGTTTTTACGGCACTGGTGCCATTCAGACCGTCGTGGGCGACCTGGTGCATGTTTCCCAGCAGTTTGTGTCCCGTTGTGTGTGGGAAATTACGCAAGCCATATGCGTACGCCTGTTTCCGAAATATGTGCGGCTCCCCACGGCAGCTGAAGCGCAGGGTGTGATGGCCCGATTCTACGAAATTGGCCGGTTTCCCGGTGTCACCGGGTGTATTGACTGTACGCACATCCCCATCGTCAGTCCTGGGGGTGAGAACGCCGAGGTGTTCCGCAACCGCAAGGGATTCTTCTCAATTAACGTGCAG AGCTGCAGTTTTTCGACCTTGTAG